A portion of the Glycine max cultivar Williams 82 chromosome 10, Glycine_max_v4.0, whole genome shotgun sequence genome contains these proteins:
- the LOC102661567 gene encoding uncharacterized protein — MFFEAKFKEQEGSAISLDGVPFASIDHNNNYLLVAKFLEEEMRQSIWECDGDKFPGLDDYNFHFIRSCWELLKEDILKVMKEFHRKEILPRGSNATILAHIPKIESPIGLNDYRPISLALAEGLVDLVRNAVSKGILMGCGVDDVALLISSLQFADDVLLFGQPKVNNVFTWKAILRSFELMASLKVNFHKSKLAEV, encoded by the exons ATGTTCTTTGAAGCAAAATTCAAAGAGCAAGAGGGTAGTGCTATTTCACTTGATGGTGTCCCCTTTGCTTCTATTGATCACAACAATAACTATTTGTTGGTGGCTAAATTTTTGGAAGAGGAAATGAGACAATCAATATGGGAATGTGATGGTGATAAATTTCCTGGTCTTGATGACTACAACTTTCACTTCATCCGATCTTGCTGGGAATTACTCAAGGAGGACATTCTAAAGGTGATGAAGGAGTTTCATAGAAAGGAAATATTGCCTAGAGGCTCCAATGCAACTATTTTGGCACATATTCCTAAGATTGAGAGTCCTATTGGTTTGAATGATTATAGACCTATATCCCTAGCTT TGGCAGAAGGTCTTGTTGACCTAGTGAGAAATGCAGTGTCAAAAGGAATACTGATGGGTTGTGGGGTGGATGATGTGGCACTACTAATTTCCTCCTTACAATTTGCAGATGATGTGCTACTTTTTGGACAACCAAAGGTCAACAATGTTTTCACTTGGAAAGCTATCCTCAGAAGCTTTGAACTGATGGCGAGTCTAAAGGTGAATTTCCATAAAAGCAAGCTGGCAGAAGTATGA